A genomic window from Streptomyces broussonetiae includes:
- a CDS encoding acyl-CoA thioesterase has translation MSEPFSVRVTVRGYETDVQGHLNQAVYLNYAEHARWSLLKAAGIGQAELVAQGVGPVALETTIRYRRELLAGDEVDVTCAFEWGEGKTFRIVQEVRKTDGTVAAEITAVGGLLDLRERRLVTDPGATFKELGADPELFGL, from the coding sequence GTGAGCGAGCCGTTTTCCGTGCGCGTGACCGTGCGCGGTTACGAGACAGACGTGCAGGGCCATCTCAACCAGGCGGTGTACCTCAACTACGCGGAGCACGCCCGCTGGTCGCTGCTGAAGGCGGCCGGTATCGGCCAGGCCGAGCTGGTGGCGCAGGGCGTGGGTCCGGTGGCGCTGGAGACGACGATCCGCTACCGGCGGGAGCTGCTGGCCGGTGACGAGGTCGATGTGACCTGCGCGTTCGAGTGGGGCGAAGGCAAGACCTTCCGGATCGTCCAGGAGGTCCGCAAGACGGACGGCACGGTGGCGGCCGAGATCACCGCGGTCGGCGGGCTGCTGGATCTGCGGGAGCGCAGGCTGGTCACCGATCCCGGCGCGACCTTCAAGGAACTGGGCGCGGATCCGGAGCTGTTCGGCCTGTAG
- a CDS encoding AraC family transcriptional regulator, whose translation MPNAIAEQDLATPEVLRPWIAGVRTLSVSLAEPADKPFVHLPAAVTKVVLRVGADGRRDVLASGPRVRASYHSGKAHVRCVELRLTPGMTRPLLGVHAAELVGRVVPLEGLPGTLPRRLAAGLRRLDPLEAVPYLTETLPGLLAAVVDPARTALLRAGVDALSVRPDRTPAQVREVARELAVSERQLRNLFAEGVGVSPKHYARIDRVRTVVTRAGHAPWSQLAAATGYFDQSHMTSDFRALMGVPPRSYFTGRLPALTPCRSVPRF comes from the coding sequence ATGCCGAACGCCATCGCCGAGCAGGACCTGGCCACGCCCGAGGTCCTGCGCCCCTGGATCGCCGGGGTGCGCACGCTGTCCGTGTCCCTCGCCGAGCCCGCCGACAAGCCCTTCGTGCATCTGCCCGCCGCGGTCACCAAGGTGGTGCTGCGGGTGGGGGCGGACGGGCGGCGCGATGTGCTCGCCTCCGGGCCGCGGGTGCGGGCCTCGTACCACTCGGGCAAGGCCCACGTCCGGTGCGTCGAGCTGCGCCTCACGCCGGGCATGACCCGTCCCCTGCTGGGGGTCCACGCCGCCGAACTGGTCGGCCGGGTCGTGCCGTTGGAGGGACTGCCGGGCACGCTGCCGCGCCGGCTCGCGGCCGGGCTGCGCCGGCTGGACCCGCTGGAGGCGGTGCCGTATCTCACCGAGACGCTCCCCGGGCTGCTGGCGGCCGTCGTGGACCCGGCCCGTACGGCGCTGCTGCGGGCGGGCGTCGACGCACTGTCGGTCCGCCCGGACCGGACCCCCGCGCAGGTGCGGGAGGTGGCCCGGGAACTCGCGGTCAGCGAGCGGCAGTTGCGCAACCTCTTCGCCGAAGGAGTCGGGGTCTCCCCCAAGCACTACGCCCGCATCGACCGCGTCCGTACGGTCGTCACCCGGGCCGGGCACGCCCCATGGTCCCAACTGGCCGCCGCGACCGGATACTTCGACCAGTCACACATGACGTCCGACTTCCGGGCGCTGATGGGGGTGCCGCCGCGCTCGTACTTCACCGGCCGGCTGCCCGCCCTG
- a CDS encoding winged helix-turn-helix transcriptional regulator → MSQRNTGVTAQAVNAQVCPIREVLDRVAGKWSVQILVAAAHGPTRFTELERGIEGISRRMLTLTLRNLERDGLVTRTVHPTVPPKVEYELTTVAHELYGTLRRLTDWAEGNREYIARARAAYDAEHRPELLDV, encoded by the coding sequence ATGTCCCAGAGGAACACGGGTGTTACCGCCCAGGCAGTGAACGCGCAGGTCTGCCCCATCCGGGAAGTTCTTGACAGGGTGGCGGGCAAATGGAGCGTGCAGATCCTCGTCGCCGCCGCGCACGGTCCCACCCGGTTCACCGAACTGGAGCGCGGCATCGAGGGCATCAGCCGCCGTATGCTCACCCTCACCCTGCGCAACCTGGAACGTGACGGCCTCGTCACCCGCACCGTCCATCCGACGGTGCCGCCGAAGGTGGAGTACGAACTCACCACGGTCGCCCACGAGTTGTACGGCACCCTGCGCCGGCTCACCGACTGGGCCGAGGGCAACCGGGAATACATCGCCCGGGCCAGGGCGGCCTACGACGCCGAGCACCGCCCTGAGCTGCTCGACGTGTAG
- a CDS encoding MFS transporter: MSATTENGTSPAAVTSPRLHARWTSLAVLCAGTLMTVLDGNIVTVAMPAIQNDLGFDGPGLAWVVNAYLIAFGGLLLLVGRLGDLVGRKRMFTTGLVVFTVASVLAGVATTQGMLIAARALQGAGGAMASAVVLGMLVALFPEPREQARAIAAFSAVGAAGGALGTFLGGALTQALSWHWIFLINLPIGAVAWAAAVRVLAPERGAGLGRGADFPGAALVTGALMLTVYVIVGADGRPLTGTLLFTALALALFGAFTLRQARADRPLLRLRLLRSRVLTGANAVQMLMIATMYGFQFIGALYLQRVLGYGELATGTAFLPAPIAIGLLMLGLSARTVARYGGYRVLLAGLALIVVGMALLSRAPVHASYAVDVLPALLLLSAGFAAAMPALTGLAMSGAREEDAGLASGLFNTTQVVGGSLGLAVLSTLAASRTGGLLDRGAELIPATAQGYRLAFRVATAIAVAALVLAGAVLRPRSR, translated from the coding sequence ATGTCGGCCACCACAGAGAACGGCACGTCACCGGCGGCGGTGACATCGCCCCGGCTGCACGCACGCTGGACGTCCCTCGCCGTCCTGTGCGCAGGCACGCTGATGACCGTTCTGGACGGCAACATCGTCACGGTCGCGATGCCCGCCATACAGAACGACCTGGGCTTCGACGGACCGGGCCTGGCCTGGGTGGTCAACGCCTATCTGATCGCCTTCGGCGGGCTGCTGTTGCTGGTGGGCCGGCTCGGCGACCTGGTGGGCCGCAAGCGGATGTTCACCACCGGGCTGGTCGTGTTCACCGTGGCGTCGGTGCTGGCCGGAGTGGCCACGACCCAGGGGATGCTGATCGCGGCGCGGGCACTGCAGGGGGCCGGCGGGGCGATGGCCTCGGCCGTGGTGCTCGGCATGCTGGTCGCGCTCTTCCCCGAGCCGCGTGAACAGGCCCGCGCCATCGCGGCGTTCAGCGCGGTCGGCGCGGCCGGCGGGGCGCTCGGCACCTTTCTCGGCGGCGCGCTGACGCAGGCGCTGAGCTGGCACTGGATCTTCCTGATCAATCTGCCGATCGGCGCGGTCGCGTGGGCGGCGGCGGTACGGGTGCTCGCGCCGGAGCGTGGCGCCGGGCTCGGCAGGGGCGCCGACTTTCCGGGGGCCGCGCTGGTCACGGGTGCGCTGATGCTGACGGTGTACGTGATCGTCGGCGCCGACGGCCGGCCCCTGACCGGCACGCTGCTGTTCACGGCCCTCGCCCTCGCCCTGTTCGGGGCGTTCACGCTGCGCCAGGCCCGCGCCGACCGCCCGCTGCTGCGGCTGCGCCTGCTGCGCTCGCGCGTACTGACGGGCGCCAACGCGGTCCAGATGCTGATGATCGCGACGATGTACGGCTTCCAGTTCATCGGCGCGCTGTATCTGCAGAGGGTGCTGGGCTACGGCGAGTTGGCGACCGGAACCGCGTTCCTGCCCGCGCCGATCGCGATCGGGCTGCTGATGCTGGGCCTGTCGGCCCGGACGGTCGCCCGGTACGGCGGCTACCGGGTGCTGCTGGCCGGTCTGGCACTGATCGTGGTCGGCATGGCGCTGCTGAGCCGCGCTCCGGTCCACGCGTCGTACGCCGTCGACGTGCTGCCGGCGCTGCTGCTGCTCTCGGCCGGGTTCGCCGCGGCGATGCCCGCGCTGACCGGGCTCGCGATGTCGGGAGCGCGCGAGGAGGACGCGGGACTGGCGTCGGGGCTGTTCAACACCACTCAGGTGGTGGGTGGTTCACTGGGGCTCGCGGTGCTCAGCACGCTGGCGGCGAGCCGCACCGGCGGCCTCCTCGACCGGGGCGCGGAGCTGATCCCGGCCACGGCGCAGGGGTACCGACTGGCGTTCCGGGTGGCGACCGCGATCGCGGTGGCGGCCCTGGTGCTGGCCGGGGCGGTACTGCGGCCCCGGAGCCGGTGA
- a CDS encoding histidine phosphatase family protein, translating to MGDLFLVRHGETEWSRSGRHTGWTDVPLTEHGREEARQLMPLIRSHRIGAAFVSPLQRARETAELIGIHDARVDVDLREWDYGGYEGVTTVEIQRTRPDWFLFTDGVAPGPPEHPGETPEQVGERADRMLAKADAALCNTEGVVVLIAHGHFLRVLTARCLGLPPQRGALFQLATGALCRLGTEHARPVVSGWNIRPWQE from the coding sequence GTGGGTGACCTCTTCCTCGTCCGGCACGGTGAGACCGAGTGGTCGCGCTCCGGACGGCACACCGGCTGGACCGACGTACCCCTCACCGAGCACGGCCGGGAGGAGGCGCGCCAACTGATGCCGCTGATCCGCTCGCACCGCATCGGGGCCGCCTTCGTCAGCCCGCTCCAGCGGGCCCGGGAGACCGCCGAACTCATCGGGATCCATGACGCCCGGGTCGACGTCGATCTGCGCGAGTGGGACTACGGCGGCTACGAGGGTGTGACCACCGTGGAGATCCAGCGGACCCGGCCCGACTGGTTCCTGTTCACGGACGGGGTCGCACCTGGCCCGCCCGAGCATCCGGGCGAGACTCCCGAGCAGGTCGGCGAACGCGCCGACCGGATGCTGGCCAAGGCCGACGCCGCCCTGTGCAACACCGAGGGCGTGGTCGTCCTCATCGCGCACGGCCACTTCCTCCGCGTCCTGACCGCCCGGTGCCTGGGCCTGCCACCCCAGCGGGGAGCCCTCTTCCAGCTGGCGACGGGCGCCCTGTGCCGCCTCGGCACGGAGCATGCGCGGCCGGTGGTGTCGGGGTGGAACATCCGGCCGTGGCAGGAGTAA
- a CDS encoding NAD(P)H-binding protein, which yields MILVTGATGTTGSEVVRQLAARGEKVRALTRDPARARVPAAVETVRGDYADPDSLAAAMAGVTAAYLVSPPGPGAAHDTALVAAARAAGVRRLVKLSAIGSDDPATGPTVAWHGEGERVVRESGAQWTVLRPSSFASNALAWVESVRRGESVPNMTADGASGVIDPRDIAEVAVRALLDPGHAGRTYTLTGPTAISTPGQVAVLAEVLGRPLAVRNLTPDETRDFLRTAYGIDEAAVEDVLTGIAYLRDGRNATVTDDVPQVLGRPARSFREWAEDHKETFAAH from the coding sequence ATGATTCTGGTGACGGGTGCCACGGGCACCACCGGCAGTGAAGTCGTACGACAGCTTGCGGCGCGCGGCGAGAAGGTGCGCGCCCTGACGCGCGACCCGGCGAGGGCCCGGGTGCCCGCCGCGGTGGAGACGGTCCGCGGCGACTACGCCGACCCGGATTCCCTGGCGGCGGCGATGGCAGGCGTGACGGCCGCGTACCTGGTGTCTCCGCCCGGTCCCGGCGCCGCCCACGACACGGCGCTGGTCGCGGCGGCCCGGGCGGCGGGCGTACGGCGGCTGGTGAAGCTCTCCGCCATCGGCAGCGACGATCCCGCCACGGGTCCGACCGTCGCCTGGCACGGTGAGGGGGAGCGCGTGGTCCGGGAGAGCGGGGCGCAGTGGACGGTCCTGCGGCCGTCGTCGTTCGCCTCGAACGCGCTGGCCTGGGTGGAATCGGTGCGCCGGGGCGAGTCGGTGCCGAACATGACCGCCGACGGGGCGTCGGGCGTGATCGACCCGCGTGACATCGCCGAGGTGGCGGTGCGGGCCCTGCTCGACCCCGGGCACGCGGGGCGGACGTACACGCTGACCGGGCCGACGGCGATCAGCACCCCGGGCCAGGTCGCCGTCCTCGCCGAGGTGCTCGGCCGCCCGCTCGCCGTCCGGAATCTGACACCGGACGAGACCCGCGACTTCCTCCGTACCGCCTACGGCATCGACGAGGCCGCGGTGGAGGACGTCCTGACCGGGATCGCCTACCTCCGTGACGGCCGCAACGCGACGGTGACCGACGACGTGCCCCAGGTGCTGGGCCGGCCGGCCCGCTCGTTCCGGGAGTGGGCAGAGGACCACAAGGAGACCTTCGCCGCCCACTGA